Proteins from one Capricornis sumatraensis isolate serow.1 chromosome 2, serow.2, whole genome shotgun sequence genomic window:
- the OAZ3 gene encoding LOW QUALITY PROTEIN: ornithine decarboxylase antizyme 3 (The sequence of the model RefSeq protein was modified relative to this genomic sequence to represent the inferred CDS: deleted 1 base in 1 codon; substituted 1 base at 1 genomic stop codon), whose translation MTVPWRPGXRDITTYKEVEDLTLRPRCCLQCSESLVGLQGGRRTEQGDQDQLKELYSAGNLTVLSTDALLHKGPVQLDFHFRLTPQTSAHWHGLLCDHRLFLDIPYRALDQGNRESLTAALEYVEEKTNVDSVFVNFQNNRNDRGALLHAFSYMGFEVVRPDHPALPPWDNVIFMVYPLERDVGHLPSEPP comes from the exons ATGACCGTGCCCTGGCGGCCGGGGTAGCGAGA CATCACCACTTATAAGGAAGTGGAGGACTTGACACTCCGGCCCCGTTGCTGTCTTCAGTGCTCC GAGTCCCTAGTAGGTCTTCAGGGGGGCAGACGCACCGAGCAGGGTGATCAAGACCAGCTTAAAGAATTATATTCG GCTGGGAACCTGACGGTGCTGTCTACTGACGCCCTGCTTCACAAGGGCCCAGTGCAGTTAGACTTCCACTTCCGCCTCACCCCCCAGACCTCCGCCCACTGGCACGGCCTTCTATGTGACCATAGGCTCTTCCTGGACATCCCGTATCGGGCCTTGGATCAAGGCAACCGGGAAAG TTTGACTGCAGCACTGGAGTATGTGGAGGAGAAGACCAATGTGGATTCCGTGTTTGTAAACTTCCAAAACAACCGGAATGACAGAG GTGCTCTGCTACATGCCTTCAGCTACATGGGCTTTGAGGTGGTCAGACCAGACCACCCAGCCCTTCCTCCCTGGGACAATGTCATCTTTATGGTGTATCCCCTTGAAAGGGATGTTGGCCACCTGCCCAGTGAACCTCCCTGA
- the MRPL9 gene encoding large ribosomal subunit protein bL9m isoform X1 encodes MAAAGFAVLRAIQLRVSTEWLLRGGVRELLRPRFSGSTPGSERDFSLSHSRGTVIVERWWKVPLAGEGRKPRLHRRHRVYKLVEDTKHRPKDNLELILTQSVDELGVRGDLVSVKKSVGRNRLLPEGLAVYASPENKKLFEEEKLLRQEGKLDKIQTKAGEATVKFLKSCHLEVGMKNNVKWELNPEIVARHFLRNLGVVVAPHALKLPEEPITQRGEYWCEVTVNGLDTVRVPMSVVNFERPKTKRYKYWLAQQAAKGVASTSFQI; translated from the exons ATGGCGGCAGCCGGTTTCGCGGTCCTGCGGGCAATTCAGCTGCGGGTGTCCACTGAGTGGCTGCTGCGAGGAGGGGTCCGGGAGCTCCTCCGGCCGCGATTTTCAGGGAGCACCCCCGGCTCGGAGCGCGACTTCAGCCTGTCTCACAGTCGG GGCACGGTCATTGTAGAGCGCTGGTGGAAGGTGCCGCTAGCGGGAGAAGGCCGGAAACCGCGCCTGCACCGGCGACACCGCGTCTACAAGCTCGTGGAAGATACGAAACACCGGCCCAAAGACAACCTGGAGCTCATCCTCACCCAGTCGGTGGACG AACTTGGAGTCCGAGGTGACCTGGTCTCAGTGAAAAAATCTGTGGGCCGTAATCGACTACTTCCTGAAGGACTGGCTGTGTACGCATCTCCTGAAAACAAGAAGCTGTTTGAAGAGGAGAAATTG CTGAGACAAGAAGGAAAACTAGACAAGATCCAGACCAAGGCAGGTGAGGCG ACAGTGAAATTTCTGAAGAGTTGCCACCTGGAGGTAGGAATGAAGAACAATGTCAAATGGGAGCTAAACCCTGAAATAGTTGCCCGCCACTTTCTCAGAAAT CTTGGCGTTGTGGTTGCCCCACATGCATTAAAGTTGCCCGAAGAGCCCATCACCCAGAGGGGTGAGTACTGGTGCGAGGTGACG GTAAATGGACTTGACACTGTGAGGGTACCTATGTCCGTGGTGAACTTTGAGAGGCCCAAAACCAAAAGATACAAGTATTGGTTAGCCCAGCAAGCTGCCAAGGGAGTGGCCTCCACCAGCTTCCAGATCTGA
- the MRPL9 gene encoding large ribosomal subunit protein bL9m isoform X3, whose protein sequence is MAAAGFAVLRAIQLRVSTEWLLRGGVRELLRPRFSGSTPGSERDFSLSHSRGTVIVERWWKVPLAGEGRKPRLHRRHRVYKLVEDTKHRPKDNLELILTQSVDELGVRGDLVSVKKSVGRNRLLPEGLAVYASPENKKLFEEEKLLRQEGKLDKIQTKAGEATVKFLKSCHLEVGMKNNVKWELNPEIVARHFLRNLGVVVAPHALKLPEEPITQRGKWT, encoded by the exons ATGGCGGCAGCCGGTTTCGCGGTCCTGCGGGCAATTCAGCTGCGGGTGTCCACTGAGTGGCTGCTGCGAGGAGGGGTCCGGGAGCTCCTCCGGCCGCGATTTTCAGGGAGCACCCCCGGCTCGGAGCGCGACTTCAGCCTGTCTCACAGTCGG GGCACGGTCATTGTAGAGCGCTGGTGGAAGGTGCCGCTAGCGGGAGAAGGCCGGAAACCGCGCCTGCACCGGCGACACCGCGTCTACAAGCTCGTGGAAGATACGAAACACCGGCCCAAAGACAACCTGGAGCTCATCCTCACCCAGTCGGTGGACG AACTTGGAGTCCGAGGTGACCTGGTCTCAGTGAAAAAATCTGTGGGCCGTAATCGACTACTTCCTGAAGGACTGGCTGTGTACGCATCTCCTGAAAACAAGAAGCTGTTTGAAGAGGAGAAATTG CTGAGACAAGAAGGAAAACTAGACAAGATCCAGACCAAGGCAGGTGAGGCG ACAGTGAAATTTCTGAAGAGTTGCCACCTGGAGGTAGGAATGAAGAACAATGTCAAATGGGAGCTAAACCCTGAAATAGTTGCCCGCCACTTTCTCAGAAAT CTTGGCGTTGTGGTTGCCCCACATGCATTAAAGTTGCCCGAAGAGCCCATCACCCAGAGGG GTAAATGGACTTGA
- the MRPL9 gene encoding large ribosomal subunit protein bL9m isoform X2: MAAAGFAVLRAIQLRVSTEWLLRGGVRELLRPRFSGSTPGSERDFSLSHSRGTVIVERWWKVPLAGEGRKPRLHRRHRVYKLVEDTKHRPKDNLELILTQSVDELGVRGDLVSVKKSVGRNRLLPEGLAVYASPENKKLFEEEKLLRQEGKLDKIQTKAGEALGVVVAPHALKLPEEPITQRGEYWCEVTVNGLDTVRVPMSVVNFERPKTKRYKYWLAQQAAKGVASTSFQI; encoded by the exons ATGGCGGCAGCCGGTTTCGCGGTCCTGCGGGCAATTCAGCTGCGGGTGTCCACTGAGTGGCTGCTGCGAGGAGGGGTCCGGGAGCTCCTCCGGCCGCGATTTTCAGGGAGCACCCCCGGCTCGGAGCGCGACTTCAGCCTGTCTCACAGTCGG GGCACGGTCATTGTAGAGCGCTGGTGGAAGGTGCCGCTAGCGGGAGAAGGCCGGAAACCGCGCCTGCACCGGCGACACCGCGTCTACAAGCTCGTGGAAGATACGAAACACCGGCCCAAAGACAACCTGGAGCTCATCCTCACCCAGTCGGTGGACG AACTTGGAGTCCGAGGTGACCTGGTCTCAGTGAAAAAATCTGTGGGCCGTAATCGACTACTTCCTGAAGGACTGGCTGTGTACGCATCTCCTGAAAACAAGAAGCTGTTTGAAGAGGAGAAATTG CTGAGACAAGAAGGAAAACTAGACAAGATCCAGACCAAGGCAGGTGAGGCG CTTGGCGTTGTGGTTGCCCCACATGCATTAAAGTTGCCCGAAGAGCCCATCACCCAGAGGGGTGAGTACTGGTGCGAGGTGACG GTAAATGGACTTGACACTGTGAGGGTACCTATGTCCGTGGTGAACTTTGAGAGGCCCAAAACCAAAAGATACAAGTATTGGTTAGCCCAGCAAGCTGCCAAGGGAGTGGCCTCCACCAGCTTCCAGATCTGA